In Malassezia vespertilionis chromosome 7, complete sequence, the following proteins share a genomic window:
- the ctf18 gene encoding Chromosome transmission fidelity protein 18 (EggNog:ENOG503NUFN; COG:O; BUSCO:EOG09260N2T), with protein sequence MMRASQRAFDAEEDLEALLAAEEEIAGEWAPPRAFDDMAQLDWEAERVRDDGLQHGEDGEGHAVEGAAEGAAEGAAEGAAEGAAEGAAQGAAPTAPTAPTAPTAPTTAHPISAPSTMAFRIVDPPPAAEPAIPKYIPAHPIAAVTTSGASITIPRRRRTRGYTPRTHAFGDDTRFLREPLETMLARLPPTPSTSTATARAKPSSVMWVDKYKPGKFAELLGDDRVHREALRWLKEWDPCVFQRSAPRAARHKHEEDEREPDKYGRPHERVLLVSGAPGLGKTTLAHVIADQAGYRVYELNASDARTAADVEERVRVALESDSLRGQGKPTMVVIDEIDGASGGRADGLNAAGFVRALVRLVERGRGPTRGKARSEKSKAKPQLRPILCICNDLYAAALRPLRPHAKILRFRRPTTPMLARRLSQICTAETLRADTRSLSLLAELTHGDIRACLHALELLRAQTSSVTEDAVAQSTIGIKDSVVSLQRIWAQLFCAVDKTSAQFHARRQRGVAKPQAQDRVQSLVQELTGFAEYDKLALGCFEHYPQLRVQDQGWDRYRKAHDWLHFSQSIALRVWGSGSPLFELMAYAPWAFVPFHHLFANMANPLPEQPPRTDYENHVRFSETQEAVDAVRATLPPSALAFYNRDSIATELAPAWTRILSPDLKVNTPQAVEASQGALDALVDTMLAYNLSFAPDRTEDGLLVHTLQPSIDRFGEWGTELRCDVGPPRHGVRQHVQRTLEAQLQKRRSVAPAHPPKFGVAPPKQHIKEALMTYDFFGRPVQDAPREEGEDAKKAAELRVFYRYHEGYSNAVRKPLRLSSLL encoded by the exons ATGAtgcgcgcttcgcagcgtgcatttgATGCTGAGGAAGATCtggaggcgctgcttgcggcggAGGAGGAGATCGCAGGCGAGTGGGCGCCACCACGCGCGTTTGATGACATGGCACAGCTGGACTGGGAGGCGGAGCGTGTGCGAGACGACGGGTTGCAGCATGGCGAAGACGGCGAAGGGCATGCGGTAGAGGGAGCGGCAGAGGGAGCGGCAGAGGGAGCGGCAGAGGGAGCGGCAGAGGGAGCGGCAGAGGGAGCGGCACAGGGAGCGGCACCGACGGCACCGACAGCACCGACAGCACCGACAGCGCCCACCACCGCGCATCCCATTTCCGCTCCAAGCACGATGGCTTTTCGCATCGTCGACCCGCCTCCTGCCGCCGAGCCCGCCATACCCAAGTACATCCCCGCCCATCCCATCGCCGCCGTCACCACTAGCGGCGCGTCCATCACAATCccccgccgccgccgcacgcggGGCTATACTCCACGCACACATGCGTTTGGCGACGATACGCGGTTCCTGCGCGAGCCCCTCGAAACGATGCTCGCACGCCTCCCTCCCACCCCATCCACATCCACGGCCACGGCACGCGCAAAGCCAAGTTCTGTCATGTGGGTCGACAAGTACAAGCCGGGAAAGTTTGCAGAGCTCCTTGGTGACGATCGTGTCCaccgcgaagcgctgcggtgGCTCAAAGAATGGGATCCGTGCGTATTCCAGCgttctgcgccgcgcgctgcacgccacAAGCACGAAGAAGACGAGCGTGAGCCTGACAAGTACGGACGGCCGCACGAGCGCGTCCTTCTCGTGTCCGGCGCGCCCGGCCTGGGAAAAACGACGCTTGCACACGTCATTGCGGACCAAGCAGGCTACCGCGTCTATGAGCTGAACgccagcgatgcacgcaccgctgccgatgtcgaggagcgtgttcgcgtcgcgctggaatCAGACAGCCTGCGTGGGCAAGGCAAGCCGACCATGGTCGTCATTGACGAGATCGacggcgccagcggcggccGAGCCGACGGCCTGAACGCCGCTGGGttcgtgcgtgcgctcgtgcgTCTTGTGGAGCGCGGCCGCGGCCCCACGCGGGgcaaggcacgcagcgaAAAGTCCAAGGCCAAGCCGCAACTGCGGCCGATTCTTTGCATCTGCAACGACCTgtacgccgcggcgctccgccCCCTCCGCCCCCACGCCAAGATTTTGCGGTTCCGCCGCCCCACCACGCcgatgcttgcgcggcgcctctCTCAGATCTGCACCGCGGAAACGCTGCGTGCGGATACGCGTTCATTATCTCTGCTTGCAGAGCTGACGCACGGCGATAtccgcgcgtgcctgcATGCACTGGAActtttgcgtgcgcaaacGAGCAGCGTAACGGAAGACGCTGTAGCGCAGTCGACCATCGGCATCAAGGACAGTGTCGTGtccttgcagcgcatctgGGCGCAGCTCTTTTGCGCGGTGGACAAAACCAGCGCGCAattccacgcgcggcgccagcgaGGCGTGGCGAAGCCGCAAGCCCAGGACCGCGTCCAGTCCCTGGTGCAGGAGCTTACTGGCTTTGCCGAGTACGacaagcttgcgctgggGTGCTTTGAGCATTACCCGCAGCTGCGAGTCCAGGACCAGGGCTGGGACCGCTACAGAAAAGCGCACGATTGGCTCCATTTTTCACAGAGCATTGCTCTGCGTGTCTGGGGAAGCGGCTCGCCTTTGTTTGAGCTGATGGCCTATGCGCCGTGGGCATTTGTCCCGTTTCACCACCTCTTTGCCAACATGGCGAATCCCCTCCCGGAGCAGCCGCCACGCACGGATTACGAG AACCATGTGCGCTTTTCCGAGACGCAGGAGGCAGTAGACGCGGTCCGGGCCACCCTTCCGCCGTCTGCACTGGCGTTTTACAACCGCGATAGCATCGCCACCGAGCTGGCGCCTGCATGGACGCGCATACTCTCACCCGACTTGAAAGTG AATACGCCGCAGGCAGTGGAGGCAtcgcaaggcgcgctggatgctCTAGTCGACACGATGCTTGCCTACAACCTGTCTTTTGCGCCGGACCGTACAGAGGATGGGCTGCTGGTGCATACACTGCAGCCGAGTATCGATCGCTTTGGCGAGTGGGGCACAGAGCTGCGATGCGATGTAGGGccaccgcgccatggcgtccggcagcatgtccagcgcacgctcgaggcACAGCTCCAGAAACGGCGTAGcgttgcgcctgcacacCCACCCAAATTTGGCGTGGCGCCGCCAAAGCAGCATATCAAGGAGGCGCTCATGACCTATGATTTTTTTGGGCGGCCCgtgcaggatgcgccgAGAGAGGAGGGCGAGGATGCGAAAAAGGCAGCGGAGCTGCGTGTGTTTTATCGGTACCATGAGGGCTACTCGAATGCGGTGCGCAAGCCATTGCGACTTTCGTCGCTGCTGTAG
- a CDS encoding DNA-(apurinic or apyrimidinic site) lyase (COG:L; EggNog:ENOG503P1FI) — protein MAKRDAEQVAPRKRKRTETSASQAVSPAAPSGADYVAPPFVPRNTSVPEKLEYTKRAEGHVRICIWNITSLKSSDAKGLMRYIAAEDADIVVLSETKVNAPPEHAGLNAMYKYRYWGIAERKGYAGVAVLSKYKPDAVHYGLPGFDDPSSRARVLTLEFSSIVLVGTYAVNAGEGLKQMETKMRWFTALEAYLQQYTAKGRHVVWAGDLNVVWDERDLSAAPKKWEKAAGYTALECNAHRKLLAANRMQDAWRVLHPDDAGVFSYYGWRGNCRVRGAGWRLDSFMVSSEMLSRVAACEIRHEVYGASDHVPVIADIQGAL, from the exons ATGGCAAAGAGAGACGCTGAACAGGTGGcaccgcgcaagcgcaagcgcacagAAACGTCCGCATCACAAGCCGTGTCGCctgccgcgccaagcggcgccgacTATGTAGCGCCTCCATTTGTCCCACGCAACACGAGCGTGCCGGAAAAGCTCGAGTACACCAAGCGTGCTGAAGGCCACGTCCGTATTTGTATCTGGAACATCACCTCACTGAAAAGTTCCGATGCAAAAGGTCTTATGCGGTACATTGCTGCCGAAGATGCGGATATTGTCGTGCTGAGCGAGACCAAGGtgaatgcgccgccggagCATGCAGGCCTCAACGCTATGTACAAGTACCGCTACTGGGGAatcgccgagcgcaaaggGTACGCAGGCGTCGCAGTCCTCTCGAAGTACAAACCGGACGCCGTGCACTACGGGCTCCCGGGCTTTGACGATCCAAGTTCgcgtgcgcgtgtgctCACGCTCGAGTTCTCGAGTATTGTGCTGGTAGGCACGTATGCGGTGAATGCAGGAGAGGGTCTCAAACAGATGGAGACCAAGATGCGGTGGTTTACTGCGCTGGAAGCGTATCTACAGCAATACACGGCCAAGGGGCGCCATGTGGTGTGGGCCGGCGACTTGAACGTCGTGTGGGACGAGCGCGAtttgagcgccgcgccgaaaaaGTGGGAGAAGGCTGCAGGGtacacggcgctggaatgTAATGCACACCGCAAGCTCCTCGCGGCGAATAGAATGCAGGATGCGTGGCGTGTGTTGCATCCGGACGATGCAGGTGTGTTTAGCTACTATGGCTGGCGTGGAAATTGTcgtgtgcgcggcgcgggctGGCGGCTCGACTCGTTTATg GTATCCTCCGAGATGCTCTCGCGTGTGGCGGCGTGTGAAATCCGGCACGAGGTGTATG GCGCAAGCGATCATGTTCCGGTG ATTGCCGATATCCAGGGCGCATTGTAG
- the GAD1 gene encoding glutamate decarboxylase (EggNog:ENOG503NUJY; COG:E) has translation MTLSLNIDLDAILNKAQSEEHDLMRLAQGEHFLSPYYSQPHAGRYSTKPVPKYSIPDEGTTEAAAYELLKSELLLDGKPALNLASFVQTWMPENAQRLMSETLGINLCDQDEYPATMAIHARCISIISNLWKAPKHELADDRSKAALGTATTGSSEAIMLGLLAAKRRWQEKQKAEGKDVHKPGPNIVFGSNVHVAVEKFARYWEVEERPVDIDESTNYCLSPKRAMEKVDENTIAVLVIMGSTYTGHYEPVEEMAQLLDEYQEKTGIDVPIHVDAASGGFVAPFATPDFKWSFEIPRVASINASGHKFGMVFPGLGWIIFRSANLVPRDLVFELHYLGSVEYSFGLNFSRPAAPVLGQMYNFINLGRSGYTAAMNDNLQNARLLSRALELSGLFLVVSDIHRPISDEAEKALSKSKAQHTDASNFKPGLPAVAFRWTDEFSRENPKLQQRWLQVLLRIKGWIVPNYELSPSLQHVQIMRVVVRDTMTESMVAALLGDIIAMTKQLATDSHAIPSHLAALKEGSARHDPSQKRHGDAAHGRPHGHGDRPRGFNGQC, from the coding sequence ATGACTCTTTCGCTGAATATAGATTTGGATGCGATCCTGAACAAGGCACAAAGCGAGGAGCATGATCTtatgcgcctcgcgcaaggCGAGCACTTTCTCTCTCCATACTACTCGCAGCCACACGCAGGTCGTTACTCGACCAAGCCCGTGCCCAAGTACTCCATCCCCGACGAGGGCACTACGGaggcggcggcgtacgAGCTGCTGAAGTCTGAGCTGCTTCTTGATGGCAAGCCGGCGCTCAACCTGGCGTCGTTTGTGCAGACGTGGATGCCCGAGAATGCGCAACGTCTCATGTCTGAGACGCTTGGAATTAACCTGTGTGACCAGGACGAGTACCCTGCCACGATGGCCatccacgcgcgctgcatctcgATCATCTCGAACCTGTGGAAGGCGCCCAAGCACGAGCTCGCTGACGACCGCAGCAAGGCCGCACTCGGCACCGCGACGACCGGCTCCTCGGAGGCGATCATGCTAGGTCTgcttgccgccaagcgccgctggcagGAAAAGCAGAAGGCGGAAGGCAAGGACGTGCACAAGCCCGGCCCGAACATTGTGTTTGGGTCCAACGTCCACGTCGCTGTGGAGAAGTTTGCGCGCTACTGGGAAGTCGAAGAGCGTCCTGTCGACATTGACGAGTCGACCAACTACTGCCTGAGCCCGAAGCGTGCGATGGAGAAGGTTGACGAAAACACCATCGCGGTGCTTGTGATCATGGGCTCGACCTACACGGGGCATTACGAGCCCGTGGAGGAGATGGCCCAGCTTTTGGATGAGTACCAGGAAAAGACGGGCATCGACGTGCCGATCCATGTGGATGCCGCGTCGGGTGGTTTTGTCGCGCCGTTTGCCACGCCGGATTTCAAGTGGTCGTTCGAGATCCCGCGTGTGGCCTCGATCAATGCCTCTGGTCACAAATTCGGTATGGTCTTCCCCGGTCTCGGCTGGATTATTTTCCGCTCTGCGAATCTCGTCCCACGCGACTTGGTGTTTGAGCTGCACTATCTCGGCAGTGTTGAGTACTCGTTTGGCCTCAACTTTTCGCggcccgccgcgccagtGCTTGGCCAGATGTACAACTTTATCAACCTCGGCCGCAGTGGCTATACCGCCGCGATGAACGACAACTTGCAGAATGCGCGTCTCCTttcgcgtgcgctggagctTAGTGGCTTGTTTCTTGTCGTCTCTGACATTCACCGCCCCATCTCTGACGAGGCCGAAAAGGCCTTGAGCAAgagcaaggcgcagcacacGGATGCGTCGAACTTCAAGCCCGGCCTTCCTGCGGTCGCTTTCCGCTGGACCGACGAGTTTTCGCGCGAGAACCCaaagctgcagcagcgctggctCCAGGTGTTGTTGCGCATTAAGGGCTGGATCGTGCCGAACTATGAGCtctcgccgagcttgcaGCACGTACAGATTATGCGTGTGgttgtgcgcgacacgATGACGGAGAGTATggttgctgcgctgctcggtGACATTATCGCCATGACGAAGCAGCTTGCGACAGATAGCCACGCGATTCCTTCGCACCTTGCTGCGTTGAAGGAGGGCAGTGCACGCCACGATCCTTCGCAGAAGCGCCATggcgatgctgcacatGGACGCCCGCACGGCCACGGCGATCGTCCGCGTGGCTTCAACGGCCAGTGCTAA